CAAGTAATTGGGTGAAAAATTGGCGACCAGAACCACCCAAGTCTCATTAGAAACCGCCAAGAAACCGCCATACAATCGCCACAAGTAACATAGTGTTTCTTACATACCAtgagtaaattttatataattttataattttatagttgaaATGCTTTGAATCagttgtaaattttgtaattgtaccaaataattttaataaagctGAAAGAAAAACTTTCTAatctttcaaattttcaaaagacATGTATAGAACATTACACAAAGTATAACcgtaaatttaaaatatcacaaatataataatttcaagttatttagaaaaataaaaaatatccaaaagtACCACAAAGACATGTTATATACAATCTCAAAAGTCAATCATCGGATAGATAAGTTTTTGCGTGAAAAATgaaattcataaaatttatGCAAGAGAAAAGTAAATCAAACAACCAATTTGCACATGAACCAACAAAGTGTTATCCACACATAATATGTTTAATTCTACATACTTGTTGCATGATTTTATTTATCAGTTGAACTATTCTACCAAAAGGATCGCAAAGTAGTCTATTTATATTACAAGTATTATATAAAGATTGTCAAGATGTAGATGATTTATCTGCAGTAAAATTTATCTGATGAAAGTTAAAGTAGTCATTCATccgttacaaaaaaaattattcattcacCGTGATCATAATTATGTACTTACATATCAACTGTATATTTTTACTTTGTCTTATATAAACCATATTCACTCAATAAATACCTATATATTTGGAAAAAAGGATTAGGAAAAAAATGTGGTATAGTTTACATTTCCACACTAGTTTATCTAGTTTGAAAGTACTTGTTGTATCATCTCTAATATgcatattatatagtttaatataaaattaattatagtaCTAAGAGTTTTCTATTATGTCATTCAGATAAACAAACAATATGGATAATAATGCTAAAAGTTCAAATATCAAAtcataaaaaaacaaactaaactcCTAGTAACATCTAATAAGGGGAAATAAGgggtaaaaattatttttaacctCTCAGAAGAATTTAAATAGATATTCTTATCTTTTTACAATCAAACATGTTTTCTTAATGAAGGTTGTCTTTACCTGGATATGCTAGAAAGCCACATTACAACCTTTAAAAATATAGCATGccattaaagaaaatattacgtttataagaaaattttaatatgataATTCTTTCGTTtaaatactaaacaaataataaatatattcttCTGATTGAAATAATATGCCTACCAATTGAAAGAAAACATAACATGATAATTAGAGTTTTTAATTACGATATAAGATGATAATATATTTGACTATTATTAATGTGATCGTAATGTTAACACTCATGTTCGAAACTACACTAGCCGTGAGTCAGGTGTACCTAGCGAGTTAATAGAAAACCAGAGATTAACTGGAGATTAATCGGGATTAGTTTTTAGTACTTATCTTAATTTTTTCGTAGAAATGTATAtcctaaatatttatatgttttattttatttttttcttttattaatgaaaaaattgtaattaaGTTGTTTTCTTCCTTCTAGGGTTTTCACTTCTTTTGCGATTTTTTAATGGCCACCTCACCTTTTTAACATAATACATTGTTTTCTTTGCGGATTTCTTATCATTTATGCATAAAAAGTATAGATTTGTTACGTAACTTCAATTTTCAAGCGTTTAAAACCCAAAACCATGAACTTTTTCTACGAATCCGATATTTTATCTGAGTTTAATGGAATCGCCACGGTTCTTCACCGCCGAGCGTTGCACCGCCGTTTTATACCATTATTttctacatatataataaataattatttaaataaataaataaaatatattttttttatgttttcgaattatattttttcatattcgaacttttttataaattttaaaatgatactaTTTTACTTCTGAGGATATATTTTTGAGATAATAAAGGAAGAGCAATTGAGCATGCATGCTCTAAGATACGAATTGACTGCACAATAAAGATACGTTCAGAGTCGTTCACATGTTAACTCCACCTGACTCGTCATTTACTCGGTCCATTATTACTTTGGGTCTCTGTGGGTTTGGGTCCTAACCTATAATTTGGTTCGaatttttagaattattatCTTTTCCAGCATTAAATTCAGCGCTAGAGAGGAAGTGCGTTTGGCCTATATATCAGCTCTTACAACAGATCGGAGCAAATCCGGGTAAAAGGTAGATCGAGATTATACATCAAATGCGGTAAAAGAAATGCTACCTTTTTTCAGCTAACACGAAATGACACCTTGTTTCACAAGTTTAGTAAGTCAAATTTGTATGAAACTATCACTTCTAAGATAAGATCCTAATTAGACGTGGGTGGGCACGAAtcaaaataatacaataatattcggtatttgtgatttgcatcGTATTTATAGACGGGGTTTCTGCAAAAAAACCCTCAATGTGGTTTTGttttgcaaattaatccgcGAACCCAAAAACCTACGGGTCAACCCTCCAAGTGCCAGTCAAACAGCAATATAACCCTCGGCcgtatatatgtgtatttgactgtgtataattttaacatttttcaatacTACTTCGTTTTGGcgctaattttttaatgaaaaaaaattgttgaactCGGAGTTTGAAACTTGAACCTTAAACACTATGTGCATGCTATATAACCATCTCGGCCAACAAATTTGTTTACTTAACAAACGCAATTATATAGATTTCTAAAAATTCATTCCGAAATGaccttgtttcttcttcttctcttggaCATGGGAGCTTGCGTAAATGCACAATGAAGGTGGGGTGATCCTTTGATTGTTACTCAAGCATTtattttttcgattttcttTACTTATAGTTATTATCTCACATGTTTTGAACAACAATTGGGATGAGATTCACGTTTCCGGCTCATCTCCGCATTCTTCTTCGAGTGTTATCGTGGCCAGAGGAAAGAAGAAAGATATGATGCGCTCCCATGAcgatagaaaaaaagaaatatatgctGCACTTTTATGGATAACCCCACCTTCATTATGCCTTTACGCAAGCTTCCATGTccaagggaagaagaagaaacaaggaCAATTTGGAATAAATTTAGAAATCTATATAATTATGTTTGttaagtaaacaaatatatCTGTTGGCGGAGATGGTTATGTAGCATGAACATAGTGTTTAAAGTTCAAGGTTCAAACCGTGtgttcaacaaatttttttcattaaaagtttAGTGTCAAAACGACGTagtattgaaaaatattaaaattatacatagtcaaatacacatatatacggctgagggttatattgcggtttgactggcacttggagggttgacccatgggtttttgagttcgcagattaatttgaaaaaaaaaccacattgagagttttttgcagaaaaccctTCATAGATATCTAATTTTCTGATATATCCAGAAAATTTACAGATATTTACAGATATCACATTCATTTTTTTCCAATACaagtaaatttagaaaaaactatacaattttgttttcaaattatttttacaaaatataaaataaaaagtcaaGATTAGTAAAACTACAtgtttcataaatttttaaaattaattattttttataaaatataaaactatacaaaattgtaatttttataaagattttatattcatttcttaatttaatactttaaaattaattttatagataaaagtaataaattcatgttaaataataattatttaaaattatgcatttaaattttatatttaattgtagatatctttttttttttatcaaccatGTTTCATTCAAATAAAACAAGCAGAAGTCTAGGCCCAAACGGAGACTCGATTACAAAGCAAAATTTTTGCTAAATGATCTGCAGATCCATTAAGCTCCCTAGGaataaaagagaagaaacagaAAGCAAAAGAAAGTGATAAAGCTCCGATATCCGAGAGAACTCCATGGATGATCTTCGGTTTATTGATCGAAGTGATGGCCCTGATGAGCACAAGAGAGTCTGATCTAAGCCAGATTTGTGTGTAGCCAAGACGAATGGCGTGTTGGAGTGCAGATCGTACCGCTAGGGCTTCAGCCAGGAGGACCGATTGCACATGAATCTGAAATTGGGAGCCTTGAAGAGTTGGGGTTCCTGGAGATGTAAAGATCCATCCAAGTCCCGTCGATTCTGAGTTCTTATCTCACGCTGCGTCGCTATTGCATAGGGTTGTCCCTGGGGGGATCGTCGGCGTCAGAGTGATAGGCGGCTCCTTTTGCATATTACGTGAGGTGTCGATTGGGGTCTGAGCAATCTGCCATTCCCGAGCTGCTGCCAAAGCCTTTGAGACCACTTCTGAGGGTGATTGGTGAAACGACTCAAATAAGAGTTGGTTTCGTGTGTTCCACAACGCCCACATAATCCAGAAGAGTATGTTTATTGACACTCCCGTCGGTGGAAGGCAAATCCACTTGCTCGAAGCTTCAAACGCGATGATTATTGATGGGCACATAGTTGAGCAAAACGGTGATCGGAGAGGAACGAGGTTCCACACAGCCGAAGCAAAGGTACAGTGTAGGAAAAGATGGTTCAATGATGGTTAATTGTAGATATCTATTTGTATAAAAGTCGGAGCaaaacggatatccgaaaaaaatagtatttgtgtttttcttcgtctttagtggatattaatttttgatatttattttattccaaAAACTTACAAATATCCGGATTTTTGTACGGAATCAAAACGGAGTCAAAATAAACGGATAAAATGTCAGCCCTATTCATAATGCCGCGACCTAATCCTAATGCCAAGatggtgcacaaaaaaaaaaaaaaatcctaatgCCAAGACCCTTTGATTTGTGACAAGACACTGACTCGAGACAATAATTGACAAATGAAATTAATGTAATGAATGGTGACCTTCTATTCACGGTTTTCAAAGCGGAATTTGTAAAACGGCTATTAAGTCACCAATCACCGAAGCAATTTAAAAAGGTGCGGTATTTGGAAAGAGAAAATACAAAACCGCAGGTGATTTTAGTCTGTCCAAAAGAGTCTACTAATTAGAAAAACGCACTTGAAAATTTTAGATGCATATAACTAGCGGTTCACATGAATAACGCACCAACAATTAGGCCTggaacttttatccgagattcGGATTCGATCCGTgatccgatccggatccgatccgaaaatccggatatccggagagaccgaatccggatatccggatagtaaaatgttggatccgtcaaagctgaatctggatccggatatcttgattttttagtccggatatccggatccgtaaattttattaataactatttcaaaaatagtaatatctatatataaaaactaattttatttaatatattttcatttttataatagtatatataaatttaatgtaaattttgtaatataatacatagaaataattaaaaacattatatatatttttatttttgaattattgttaatattttatatatattaatattatttttttatttattttaaggatccaaatccggatccggatatccgccggatattataatttttagaaagatatccgacacccggatatccgcgaaccccggatccggataatgatagtaaaattatggatccgccggataatgatccggatccggatatcttaaaattgtccggatacccgatccgtcccaggcTTACCAACAATAgcagtttattttattttaataataaatatacagtataataaaaattgtattcaattaaataattataaacacGTAGATCTGCGTGCATTTTCCCACTAGActacattattatttaatttaaatattcctatttattacaaaacatacaatatattaataaacttttaatgatttagaaatgttattttagtttttctttttgccaaattaagatatttatgaaaataattatcttttaaaagtaaatttgaaaagtggtatcaaatttgtagtaaaattaaaattattccTTATTGTTTAGTACGATTGTgcatcatataaaataaaatattttttatttatttattagtaaaaAGCTTATTAAcagtattttaataaataatttatataaaatacataaattacagtcagttttttattaaaattatttttagaattttgtgtttatcactaaacaaacaaatttaattgtaattttcttaaatatatttattttacattactTTTCTATCAAAACCGCATTACTTTTTCTATCAAAACCGCACTTGTCCCGCAAACCGCATGAACCGCAGTTGTACTGTACCGCACTTTAATTCCGCACCGCTTATTTTATCAAATCTGCGGTTCCCATTCGGTAGATATTGGTAGTATCTAAGTCAGAGCTTTCTCAGttaacaataaaatagaaaaatcaaGAGAGAATAGTATAGAAAGAAGGCGAGAGAACTTCAAGAGAAACTTTTATTGTACTTAtcattgtttaaaaattttatacatgaattataatattaatattttattgtgagatattttttattaagaTATTCTACTGATGCACATTAATAAAGTCTACCGCCAGCGCCATTAGTAGATATAAGAGCCTAGCGCTGTTGGagaataatcaatttaaatatgaaaaagggTAAAGACATTGATAGAGAGGAGCGAGAGACAGCAGCAAATGAGCCGCTGAGTCCGGTTTCGCAGTTGTTTGTTTTGCCAGGCCTTTACTGCGTCATTGTTTTAACACTAGGGTTTAAAACTAGATGCAACCCATCTGCCATTGTTGAAGGTATAAAGAACACATGGATCAAGCTCCCTCGCTTCTCTAGCAAAGTGGTAAACATACTTACATGCTTTAATTTTACAAACAAGAGAGTTTGTTATCATGACATGTAGTTACTAGTtatagttcaaaaaaaagaCATGTAGTTACTAGTTTGTTATCATGACATGTAGTTGCATGCGTGTTGCtcgaaaaatgttaaaaaaatagacTTAATTTGGTtgttatgaaataaaaatacttgaatatatatgtgtatatatatatgtgtgtttgtgtgtatatatatatatatattctttttttgttcataaatttatattttaggagatgaAGAAAAATGGACAAGCGGTTTGGGTCCCTGTTACTGTTCGAGTTGAAGATCATGTTATTGTACCAGATCTTGACCATTTCAACATTGAAAATCCTGATCAATTTATAGAAGACTATACGTCAAACATTGCTAGTACTCCAATGAATATGTCCAGACCTTTATGGGAATTTCATGTGCTGAATGTAAAGACATCAAACGCAAAATCTGTAGGCATAGGAAAACTACATCATTCACTAGGCGATGGGGTGTCTCTTATGACTCTTCTACTCGCTAGTTCACGAAAAGTATCAGACCCCAAGGCTCCTCCAACTACAACGGCTACAAAAAAACATGCTGATTCAAGTGCTAAGGGTTGGTGGTGTATTAGGAGATTTTGGTTGGTGATAAATATCATTTTCACAACTCTTACTGAATTGTTCAAGTTTTGGCTTACTCTATGTTTTATGCGTGATACGAAAACTCCTCTCATGAGTGAGCCGGGAGATATAGTTCGACCTAGAAAATGTATCAATAGGATAATAAGCTTGGATGATGTCAAAATGATAAAGAACACAATGGAAATGGTAagcatattaatattttaatatcatgTTTCTTTATATTGACCAGttgtcttgttttttttgtagaaagtAAATGATGTTCTTCTTGGAATGACACAGGCAGGTCTCTCAAGATATTTGAGCAAAAAATCTGGTATTTTAATATTCTTTCCCAGTCTACTAGCTAGTGTTCTTGACCttaatattgttataaatcTAGTTTTAGTAGCTTTTGTAGATGAAAAAAACAAAgtgaaaaagatatgaaaatataatgGCCTTGGAAAAACACTCGCAAGTCTAATATTTGTTCTTTCAATTAATTATCAATTgcttacaaaaaataattatcaatttaaattgcaatttttaatatctattttacaACTAAGAAATATGTACTTATTGTTTTGATAAATTACCTTAAAGTTTACTATTTCTTTTGAAGTTTATCAATTttgtttatcaaatattttaaaaacgcatagtatatatttttaactatgccttaaaatatgcatatatatgtatgtatgtatatgtatgagtgatcatttattattatttgacaATACATATGATATGAAAATATCTTGCTACTAAACATTATAGAAATGTTATTACATTTTGTAGTTGTTTATACCGATATTCATTATAATGCTCTGTACAATACTCCACATCGTAGGAGTGTGCTATTATCGTAATATATCATCATTCCTAGTTTCAATTTTGTACGTTCTGAAAGTAGATGATGATATGGCAACCGGGAAGAAAAAAGTCCGTCTTCGTGGTACAGTAGCTGTAAATTTAAGATCAGATACAAAGATTGAGGTAATATAAATGTAACCATCATTttcccagatatctgctaaaacaatattatttaaaatacactaTAATGCAAGAGGTTCATAAATACGAAAATGTAGGATCTCACTAATATGATGGAAAAGGGTTCAAAGTGTAGATGGGGAAACTTCGTAGGTATTGTCATATTTCCTTTGTGGGTAAGATGTGAGGATGATCCACTAGAATACGTTAGAAAAGCAAAATCTACGATGGATATGAAAAGAATCTCCATGGAGGCACTTATACTATATGGACTTGTTAAATGTATCATGAAGATATTCGGAGATAAGGTACAATATGAATATCAACtaattaatcaatatatatacttacttatgtatatgtaatttttaataACAGGCAGCAGAAAATATTGTCAAAAGGGTATTTGGTCACACAACATTAACATTTTCAAGTGTGATGGGTCCAAAGGAAGAAGTAAGTCTTTTTGACCATCCGATGTCTTACGTGACAGCAACCGCATCAGGTGGACCGCAGGTAAGCCAATCATGTTATTCTTGCATatattgattaattataacTTCGATGAAATTAATTAAGAGGTGGTTATGTTTGTTGTTGAACTAGGCTTTGATTATCCATTTTGTAAGCTACGTAGACAAGATTATCATCAATCTCGCTGTCGACCCAACAGTAATTCCAGACCCTCATCAACTATGTGATGATTTGGTAGAATCGCTCGATATCATCAAACTTGCTGCCTTGGAGAAAGGAGTTCACAACATGGAGGTTTGAGACATTATCACTACTCGATaactatgaagttttatttttaaaagataacaGATGTTGAAATCTAATTATGTACTATGTAAGCCTGGTTTGATCTCAATAAAAAGTTCTCTCGGCCGAAGCATTTCCTACATTATAATATGTTCAATCGATGATATGTGTTTGATTTTTGTACCGTTTTCCTTGTTTGAAGTTCGAACTTCAAATGATATCAATCTTGAGCTTCTTTAAGCTATGCATGTTCAAACTATGGATCTTGACTAGCCTCGCGAAAATGccaattttaatagtattttacaTGTCAGACTATTTACACTTTTATAGGTGAGACATATTTGtagatattctttttttttttttttttgaaaaaggcttTATTTGTAAATATTCTAGATCTTATGCTTAGTTAATAGATAAATCATAAAAGTTTACAATCTAATATCATCTCTAATCAACTTCAAAGTTTACAATCCAAGATCGATCTCCAAGATCTTATGTCAGACCACTTCAATCTAAGATCTTAGattaaattttacaattttagaTCATATCTAGTTcccttttattttcatttctatattttcctaaatatatattttattatatagttgaatttaatataatgtattttttgtatagAGTTTATCTATTTTTAGGAGAAAATATAGATTACTACTATTTCCATctctaaatataaaaagaaaaaatattaaatttgaattGTCGCGGTGGTGAGTGGTATAACACGGGCCCATGGTAACactaatataaatttcaaagtACAAATCACAATCAGTTTGAGCAATATTATAGATCCTATTTAATACTCCCAGCTTCTTCCACAACGGACCTGATTGCTATTTAAGAACAGTTATTGTAAACACATGTGACATGTATCGAATTCCACGTAAGTGATTGTACATCAAAGAATAAGGGACCCTGTTTGGTATTTTTGATCAGTTCACCACAACTTTTCAACTATGTTAGCAACTTGGTAGTTCTATCTTTCAACTGTCCCAGACCACGTGGGATCGCAAATTATACATGATTTCGTAATGACTTAGTACAACTGTGAGGGCATGTTTGGACATTCTATACTAGATTaggaaaaatatttctttttaaaccAATCAATATACATTTGTGAAGattcgttcaaaaaaaaaaaaatatatatatatatatataaatatatatatacatttgtgAAGAAAAGTAAGGATTATAAATAATGCTTCTAGTACATTAAACAGTGTGATTCTCCATTTATAACTTATATTGAATTAGATGAACTTCAGACCTAAAACCAATTGATGA
The window above is part of the Brassica napus cultivar Da-Ae chromosome C3, Da-Ae, whole genome shotgun sequence genome. Proteins encoded here:
- the LOC106409363 gene encoding wax ester synthase/diacylglycerol acyltransferase 3 isoform X1 — translated: MKKGKDIDREERETAANEPLSPVSQLFVLPGLYCVIVLTLGFKTRCNPSAIVEGIKNTWIKLPRFSSKVEMKKNGQAVWVPVTVRVEDHVIVPDLDHFNIENPDQFIEDYTSNIASTPMNMSRPLWEFHVLNVKTSNAKSVGIGKLHHSLGDGVSLMTLLLASSRKVSDPKAPPTTTATKKHADSSAKGWWCIRRFWLVINIIFTTLTELFKFWLTLCFMRDTKTPLMSEPGDIVRPRKCINRIISLDDVKMIKNTMEMKVNDVLLGMTQAGLSRYLSKKSDDDMATGKKKVRLRGTVAVNLRSDTKIEDLTNMMEKGSKCRWGNFVGIVIFPLWVRCEDDPLEYVRKAKSTMDMKRISMEALILYGLVKCIMKIFGDKAAENIVKRVFGHTTLTFSSVMGPKEEVSLFDHPMSYVTATASGGPQALIIHFVSYVDKIIINLAVDPTVIPDPHQLCDDLVESLDIIKLAALEKGVHNMEV
- the LOC106409363 gene encoding wax ester synthase/diacylglycerol acyltransferase 3 isoform X2; its protein translation is MKKGKDIDREERETAANEPLSPVSQLFVLPGLYCVIVLTLGFKTRCNPSAIVEGIKNTWIKLPRFSSKVKNGQAVWVPVTVRVEDHVIVPDLDHFNIENPDQFIEDYTSNIASTPMNMSRPLWEFHVLNVKTSNAKSVGIGKLHHSLGDGVSLMTLLLASSRKVSDPKAPPTTTATKKHADSSAKGWWCIRRFWLVINIIFTTLTELFKFWLTLCFMRDTKTPLMSEPGDIVRPRKCINRIISLDDVKMIKNTMEMKVNDVLLGMTQAGLSRYLSKKSDDDMATGKKKVRLRGTVAVNLRSDTKIEDLTNMMEKGSKCRWGNFVGIVIFPLWVRCEDDPLEYVRKAKSTMDMKRISMEALILYGLVKCIMKIFGDKAAENIVKRVFGHTTLTFSSVMGPKEEVSLFDHPMSYVTATASGGPQALIIHFVSYVDKIIINLAVDPTVIPDPHQLCDDLVESLDIIKLAALEKGVHNMEV